The following proteins are co-located in the Massilia litorea genome:
- a CDS encoding GspH/FimT family pseudopilin, with protein MKRTSARQGFSLPELLTVLAIAAVLLGLALPDLAGLLRARQLRAATDDLFGAISLARAQAIARNQRILLLPRDAGGIDWTQGWTVFADRDGDGAPGAGDDILSVHEALPAGVRAAFAFTSPAAPYYIAYNGAGRSCGATGSATARWGTLSLFQGGAIRRIKINMLGRARTCDPERDANCDGTAAPG; from the coding sequence ATGAAGCGAACGTCCGCCCGGCAGGGGTTTTCGCTGCCCGAACTGCTGACCGTCCTTGCCATCGCTGCCGTCCTGCTGGGTCTTGCTTTGCCCGACCTCGCCGGATTGCTGCGCGCCCGGCAGCTGCGCGCGGCGACGGACGACTTGTTCGGCGCGATCAGCCTGGCGCGGGCGCAGGCGATCGCCCGCAACCAGCGCATCCTGCTGCTGCCGCGCGACGCCGGCGGCATCGACTGGACCCAAGGCTGGACCGTGTTCGCGGACCGCGACGGCGACGGGGCGCCAGGCGCCGGGGACGACATCCTGTCCGTGCACGAGGCGCTGCCCGCCGGGGTGAGGGCGGCCTTTGCCTTCACGAGTCCTGCAGCCCCGTATTACATCGCCTACAATGGCGCCGGGCGCAGCTGCGGCGCAACCGGTAGTGCCACCGCACGCTGGGGCACGCTGTCGCTGTTTCAGGGCGGGGCGATCCGCCGTATAAAAATTAACATGCTGGGCCGGGCGCGCACCTGTGATCCGGAACGCGACGCCAATTGCGACGGCACGGCGGCACCCGGCTAG